Proteins co-encoded in one Candidatus Thiodictyon syntrophicum genomic window:
- a CDS encoding formylglycine-generating enzyme family protein: MSDGGGILRELGKGRYRIEHPLAVNAQDGSVMVYVPEGEFAMGDGKDTDCPKHRVTLSAYWIGVYAVTNAQYLRFVEATGHRVPDQADGGRAIWSGRSFPPEKADHPVVCVSWDDATAYAKWAGCALPTEAQWEKAARGSKGLIYPWGNDWDAGRCRNDNNKGNETTCPVSGYPGGVSGYGTCNQSGNVWEWCADWYDRDYYGKSVARDPRGPEGGSLRVRRGGSWGSGAPVYFRGAFRYRWGPGYRNAARGFRLVRPASPSLPS; the protein is encoded by the coding sequence ATGTCTGACGGCGGCGGAATCCTGCGCGAACTGGGCAAGGGGCGGTATCGCATCGAGCATCCGCTGGCGGTCAATGCCCAGGACGGCTCGGTCATGGTTTATGTCCCTGAGGGTGAGTTCGCGATGGGCGATGGGAAGGACACGGATTGCCCCAAGCACCGGGTGACGCTTTCTGCCTACTGGATTGGGGTCTATGCGGTGACCAATGCGCAATATCTGCGATTCGTTGAGGCGACCGGGCATCGGGTGCCGGACCAGGCCGACGGTGGGCGGGCGATCTGGTCGGGGCGGAGTTTCCCGCCGGAGAAGGCCGATCACCCGGTGGTGTGCGTCTCCTGGGACGACGCGACCGCCTATGCGAAGTGGGCCGGTTGCGCGTTGCCGACGGAGGCGCAGTGGGAGAAGGCGGCGCGTGGTTCCAAGGGGCTGATTTATCCCTGGGGCAACGACTGGGATGCGGGCCGGTGCCGCAACGACAATAACAAGGGCAACGAGACGACCTGTCCAGTGTCCGGCTACCCGGGCGGGGTCTCGGGCTACGGCACCTGCAACCAGAGCGGCAACGTCTGGGAATGGTGTGCGGACTGGTACGACAGGGACTATTACGGCAAGTCGGTGGCGCGTGACCCCCGGGGGCCGGAGGGAGGCTCGCTCCGGGTGCGCCGAGGCGGGAGTTGGGGGTCCGGCGCCCCCGTGTACTTTCGGGGCGCGTTCCGCTACAGGTGGGGGCCGGGTTACCGCAACGCCGCCCGGGGGTTTCGGCTCGTGAGGCCAGCTTCCCCGTCCCTGCCTTCATGA